The Nitrospinota bacterium genome window below encodes:
- a CDS encoding peptidylprolyl isomerase, producing the protein MALKSEKQPFGHGLSGSLAAAAAALILSTAFSASGAWADVVDRIVANVNGEIILLSDVRSQMALMRSFAAQGGPVPAEKLNEADTLKLMIDEKIIAHYAKENNVVIKESEVDQTIERIKGENRITSEFLEEALGRQGMTMEKYREKLKSQMAIQRITGMEISGSQVSDDEVRGYYRRRSGEFLEPGRVRISHIVTLIPRDAGPAKLEDASAGLNRIKKEIAAGAAFAEMAKKNSQDSAARDGGDLGWFSKGKMLAEFESAAFTMRPGEVAGPIRSQFGLHLITVTEREEPKPLPFEKVADSIRDKLQGESFGKKRNTWLERLRSQAYIEYH; encoded by the coding sequence TTGGCTCTCAAAAGTGAAAAACAGCCTTTCGGTCACGGTCTATCCGGAAGCCTTGCCGCAGCGGCCGCGGCGCTGATTCTTTCCACGGCGTTTAGCGCGTCCGGCGCGTGGGCGGATGTTGTGGACAGGATCGTGGCCAATGTCAACGGGGAGATAATCCTTCTTTCCGACGTGCGCTCGCAGATGGCGCTGATGCGCTCTTTCGCGGCGCAGGGGGGCCCGGTCCCGGCGGAAAAGCTCAATGAGGCCGACACCCTCAAGCTGATGATAGACGAGAAGATAATCGCGCATTACGCGAAGGAGAACAACGTCGTCATCAAGGAAAGCGAGGTGGACCAGACCATCGAGCGGATAAAGGGGGAGAACAGGATCACAAGCGAATTCCTCGAGGAGGCGCTCGGCCGCCAGGGGATGACGATGGAGAAATACCGGGAGAAGCTCAAAAGCCAGATGGCCATCCAGCGGATCACGGGGATGGAGATAAGCGGCTCGCAGGTCTCCGACGACGAGGTGCGGGGATATTACAGGCGCAGGTCCGGCGAGTTCCTGGAGCCGGGGCGCGTGCGGATAAGCCATATCGTGACGCTGATTCCAAGGGACGCTGGCCCCGCGAAGCTCGAAGACGCATCTGCCGGGCTTAACAGGATAAAAAAGGAGATCGCCGCCGGAGCGGCCTTCGCGGAAATGGCGAAAAAGAACTCGCAGGACAGCGCGGCGCGCGACGGGGGCGACCTTGGGTGGTTTTCCAAGGGGAAGATGCTGGCGGAGTTTGAGAGCGCGGCCTTTACCATGCGCCCCGGTGAAGTGGCGGGGCCGATCCGCAGCCAGTTCGGCCTGCACCTGATAACAGTGACGGAGCGCGAAGAGCCCAAGCCCCTGCCGTTTGAGAAAGTGGCCG